The following proteins are co-located in the Thiohalomonas denitrificans genome:
- a CDS encoding serine/threonine protein kinase gives MSHPYDSLTPETILDAIEAVGYLPTGGLLALNSYENRVYQIALDDGSFLVAKFYRPDRWSDAAILEEHAFTLELAEREIPVVAPLAGEEGETLHRQGGFRYALFPRRGGRAPELDDAEVRFRIGRLLGRIHAVGATRTFRERPGIGPELGRSAVSWLLENDWLPPEHRSQYEQLAKELLESIEAAFASISDLGIQRLHGDCHPGNILWTEAGAHFVDLDDSRNGPAIQDLWMLVSGEGIELREQMFDVLAGYEEFHDFDFRELRLIEPLRALRILNYAGWLARRWDDPAFPRAFPWFESGTYWDEHIMTLREQLRRIEVSAQEDDV, from the coding sequence TTGTCCCATCCCTACGATTCACTGACTCCGGAAACGATTCTCGATGCAATCGAGGCCGTCGGTTATCTGCCTACGGGCGGGCTGCTGGCGCTCAACAGTTACGAAAACCGCGTCTACCAGATCGCCCTCGACGATGGCAGCTTCCTGGTGGCGAAGTTCTATCGCCCCGACCGCTGGTCGGATGCCGCCATTCTGGAAGAGCATGCCTTTACCCTCGAACTGGCGGAGCGGGAGATCCCGGTGGTGGCGCCGCTGGCCGGAGAGGAGGGTGAAACGCTGCATCGGCAGGGCGGGTTCCGGTATGCGCTGTTTCCCCGGCGCGGCGGCCGGGCACCGGAACTGGATGATGCCGAGGTGCGATTCCGGATCGGTCGTTTACTGGGCCGGATCCATGCCGTGGGGGCAACGCGAACCTTTCGGGAGCGACCCGGCATCGGGCCGGAATTGGGGCGATCGGCGGTGTCCTGGCTCCTGGAGAATGACTGGCTTCCGCCGGAGCACCGCAGTCAATACGAACAGCTGGCGAAGGAGCTACTGGAGAGCATCGAGGCGGCCTTCGCATCGATCTCCGACCTGGGTATTCAGCGTCTTCACGGCGACTGTCACCCCGGCAATATCCTCTGGACGGAAGCCGGCGCCCACTTCGTCGACCTGGACGATAGCCGTAATGGTCCGGCGATACAGGATCTGTGGATGCTGGTCTCGGGGGAGGGGATCGAGCTGCGCGAGCAGATGTTCGATGTCCTCGCCGGTTATGAGGAGTTCCATGACTTCGATTTTCGCGAGTTGCGGCTCATCGAACCCCTGCGGGCGCTTCGTATTCTCAACTATGCCGGCTGGCTGGCGCGTCGCTGGGACGATCCCGCCTTTCCGCGGGCGTTCCCCTGGTTCGAGTCGGGGACCTACTGGGATGAACACATCATGACGCTGCGGGAGCAGCTGCGCCGTATCGAAGTATCCGCGCAGGAAGACGACGTCTGA
- the gorA gene encoding glutathione-disulfide reductase, with product MPKHYDLIAIGAGSGGLSAAERAALYGKKAAVIEKARLGGTCVNVGCVPKKVMWSAAAISHALADARGYGFDVVVNDFDWTQLVESRDRFIQGINDWYTTYLADSNVDVIRGEARFVDAHTVEVNGEQYSADHIVVAPGGEPIVPPVPGAEHGITSDGFFALKEQPGRVAVVGGGYIGVEVAGLLRSLGSEVDLLVRSSGFLRGFDAVVREGLMEEMVNAGVNILSYTQVESMEKGEDGKLNVHCTGGHELTGFDALIWAVGRRPLTGTLNLEAAGIELEDGCIPTDEFQNTRVPGVYAVGDATGRAQLTPVAIAAARRLCDRLFGGQSERRLDYENIPSVVFSHPPIGTVGLTETEAREIHGEAVKIYQTRFTPMYHALTEHKTQTAMKLVCVGAQEKVVGCHMIGHGVDEMLQGFAVAIRMGATKKDFDDTVAIHPTSSEELVTMR from the coding sequence ATGCCCAAACACTACGACCTCATCGCCATCGGTGCCGGTTCCGGCGGGCTCTCCGCCGCTGAACGTGCCGCTCTCTACGGCAAAAAGGCCGCCGTAATCGAAAAGGCCCGGCTCGGGGGTACCTGCGTCAACGTCGGCTGTGTTCCCAAGAAAGTGATGTGGAGCGCCGCTGCCATCTCCCATGCCCTGGCGGATGCGCGCGGCTACGGCTTCGATGTGGTGGTCAACGACTTCGACTGGACGCAGCTGGTGGAGTCCCGGGACCGTTTCATCCAGGGGATCAACGACTGGTATACCACCTACCTGGCCGATTCCAATGTGGATGTCATCAGAGGCGAGGCGCGTTTCGTGGATGCCCATACGGTGGAGGTTAACGGCGAGCAGTACAGTGCTGACCACATCGTTGTTGCGCCGGGCGGCGAACCCATCGTGCCGCCCGTCCCGGGCGCCGAGCACGGTATTACTTCCGATGGTTTCTTCGCCCTCAAAGAGCAGCCCGGGCGGGTAGCGGTCGTGGGTGGCGGCTATATCGGCGTGGAAGTTGCCGGTCTGCTGCGCTCGCTGGGCAGCGAAGTCGATCTGCTGGTGCGATCCAGCGGTTTCCTGCGCGGTTTTGATGCAGTCGTGCGGGAGGGGCTGATGGAGGAGATGGTGAACGCCGGCGTGAACATCCTCTCCTACACCCAGGTGGAATCCATGGAGAAGGGCGAGGACGGCAAGTTGAATGTTCACTGCACTGGCGGACATGAGCTGACCGGCTTTGATGCCTTGATCTGGGCGGTCGGTCGCCGGCCTCTGACCGGCACTCTCAACCTGGAAGCCGCGGGGATCGAACTGGAGGATGGTTGTATCCCTACCGATGAGTTTCAGAACACCCGGGTGCCGGGAGTCTATGCGGTCGGTGACGCCACCGGCCGTGCCCAGCTCACCCCGGTAGCGATCGCTGCAGCACGTCGGTTGTGTGACCGGCTCTTCGGTGGGCAGAGCGAGCGCCGCCTGGATTACGAAAATATCCCCAGCGTGGTATTCAGCCATCCCCCCATCGGGACCGTGGGGCTGACCGAAACCGAGGCCCGGGAGATTCACGGGGAAGCGGTCAAGATTTATCAGACCCGCTTCACACCCATGTATCACGCTCTTACGGAGCACAAGACCCAGACCGCCATGAAGCTGGTCTGTGTCGGTGCGCAGGAAAAGGTCGTGGGTTGCCACATGATCGGGCATGGGGTCGACGAAATGCTCCAGGGCTTTGCCGTTGCGATTCGCATGGGCGCCACCAAGAAGGACTTTGATGACACCGTTGCCATTCATCCCACCAGTTCCGAAGAGCTGGTGACGATGCGCTGA
- a CDS encoding gamma carbonic anhydrase family protein, whose translation MIRVFRDFTPAIDATAYVDEAAVVIGNVTIGPQSSIWPGVVLRGDVNAIHVGARTSIQDGTVLHVTHDHDQAPGGFPCRVGDEVTVGHNVTLHGCTVEDRCLIGMGAIVLDGAVVRSGALLAAGSLVPPGRDLEGGYLWLGSPVRRGRVLSTEERERFTYQAAQYVSLAEAYR comes from the coding sequence ATGATTCGAGTGTTTCGCGACTTCACCCCGGCCATCGATGCCACGGCCTACGTGGATGAGGCGGCCGTCGTGATCGGTAATGTGACGATCGGACCGCAGAGCTCCATCTGGCCGGGTGTCGTGCTGCGGGGCGATGTCAATGCCATCCACGTAGGCGCCCGCACCAGTATTCAGGATGGTACGGTCCTGCATGTCACCCATGATCACGACCAGGCGCCCGGCGGGTTCCCCTGTCGCGTCGGGGATGAGGTGACCGTCGGCCATAATGTCACGCTGCATGGATGCACGGTCGAGGATCGCTGTCTCATCGGCATGGGCGCGATCGTCCTCGACGGTGCAGTCGTGCGTTCCGGTGCACTGCTGGCGGCGGGGAGTCTGGTCCCGCCCGGACGGGACCTCGAGGGTGGTTACCTCTGGCTGGGGAGTCCGGTTCGCCGGGGGCGGGTGCTTTCGACGGAAGAGCGTGAGCGGTTCACCTATCAGGCGGCGCAGTACGTGTCGCTTGCGGAAGCCTATCGCTGA
- a CDS encoding RNA recognition motif domain-containing protein — translation MELFVGYLPPGIDSGGLRTAFRRSAFLPPWMIRSARIVQLQDRNGCVGRYGRVALTSRLAGHYAKRFMAKRGLHGYRVSVREFHHRAAGNERRALNWRLRYWGGVERRQGERRTFSETALAGISLRADPRQELQLD, via the coding sequence ATGGAGCTTTTTGTCGGTTACCTCCCCCCCGGTATCGATTCGGGCGGTTTGCGCACGGCATTCCGGCGCAGCGCCTTTCTTCCCCCTTGGATGATTCGTTCAGCCAGGATCGTCCAGCTTCAGGACCGTAACGGGTGTGTCGGTCGCTACGGACGCGTCGCGTTGACTTCCCGGCTCGCCGGCCACTATGCGAAGCGGTTCATGGCTAAACGGGGGTTGCACGGCTACCGGGTGAGTGTGCGGGAGTTCCATCACCGGGCCGCCGGTAATGAGCGGCGGGCGCTCAATTGGCGACTACGGTACTGGGGGGGCGTCGAACGTCGCCAGGGCGAGCGGCGGACCTTTTCCGAAACCGCCCTGGCGGGCATTTCCCTTCGTGCCGATCCGCGTCAAGAGCTGCAACTGGACTGA
- a CDS encoding RNA recognition motif domain-containing protein, translating to MQIFVGNLPDSITGDDLRRFFRGYGRCSGFLIINKLVEGRINHCAYGVIEPDPEARRAIRELHQRELKGRPVEVTEHTEPERRRPRRMPWRGPDRRRRRPWLAQPLIVDDRRKTERRSEERREQERRAVDRRSPVQRQPPSSAGETPFIEQRVAQRRVAERRRGERRRQERRS from the coding sequence ATGCAGATTTTCGTGGGCAATCTGCCCGATTCGATAACCGGTGACGATTTGCGCCGCTTTTTCCGAGGTTACGGGCGATGTTCAGGTTTTCTGATCATCAACAAGTTGGTAGAGGGCCGCATCAATCATTGCGCCTATGGTGTGATCGAGCCGGACCCGGAGGCGCGCCGCGCCATCCGTGAACTCCATCAGCGGGAGCTCAAGGGCCGGCCGGTGGAGGTCACCGAACATACGGAGCCCGAGCGTAGACGCCCCCGCAGGATGCCCTGGAGGGGTCCCGATCGGCGACGCCGGCGGCCATGGCTGGCACAACCGCTGATTGTGGACGACCGACGCAAGACCGAGAGACGTTCCGAGGAGCGGCGGGAGCAGGAGCGCAGGGCTGTGGATCGCCGTTCGCCGGTCCAGAGGCAGCCGCCCTCCAGCGCCGGAGAGACGCCCTTCATCGAGCAGCGGGTGGCTCAGCGCCGTGTCGCTGAGCGACGTCGCGGCGAACGGCGCCGGCAGGAGCGCCGGTCCTAG
- the aroE gene encoding shikimate dehydrogenase, translating to MSLLDFDAKPDAYAVMGNPIAHSKSPRIHALFAEQTGQRLTYTAILVEPGGFDQAVGNFQANGGKGLNVTVPFKQEAWRLVDRRSPRAERAGAVNTVTLHEDGSRSGDNTDGIGLVNDLSRLGVTLTGCRVLILGAGGAVRGVLEPLLDQGPAELWIANRTVARAEELASAFASMGTVNGCGFDDLKGRQFDVIINGTAASLQGEVPPLPDTVLGKDGACYDMMYAARPTAFIQWARRHGATAAHDGLGMLVAQAAESFFIWRGVRPETGPVIEALRRELAG from the coding sequence ATGTCTCTCCTCGATTTTGATGCCAAACCGGACGCCTATGCGGTGATGGGCAACCCCATCGCCCACAGCAAATCGCCCCGCATCCATGCCCTGTTCGCGGAACAGACGGGGCAACGGCTGACCTATACCGCCATTCTGGTGGAGCCCGGCGGATTCGATCAGGCGGTGGGCAACTTCCAGGCGAACGGTGGCAAGGGGCTAAATGTCACTGTGCCGTTCAAGCAGGAGGCCTGGCGGCTGGTGGATCGACGCAGTCCGCGGGCGGAGCGTGCCGGCGCGGTTAACACCGTAACCCTTCATGAAGATGGGAGCCGGTCTGGCGATAATACGGATGGCATCGGACTGGTAAACGACCTCTCACGCCTCGGAGTCACCCTGACAGGGTGCCGAGTGCTGATCCTCGGTGCCGGTGGTGCGGTACGGGGGGTACTTGAGCCGCTCCTCGATCAGGGGCCCGCCGAGCTGTGGATTGCCAACCGTACGGTTGCCAGGGCCGAGGAGCTGGCGAGCGCCTTTGCCTCGATGGGAACGGTAAACGGGTGCGGATTCGACGATCTGAAAGGCCGGCAATTCGATGTCATCATCAACGGCACTGCCGCCAGTCTGCAGGGCGAAGTTCCTCCCCTGCCGGACACCGTGCTGGGCAAAGACGGGGCCTGTTACGACATGATGTACGCCGCCCGGCCCACCGCGTTCATTCAATGGGCCCGCCGGCACGGGGCGACCGCAGCCCACGACGGTCTCGGCATGCTGGTCGCACAGGCGGCGGAATCCTTCTTCATCTGGCGCGGTGTCCGGCCCGAGACCGGACCGGTGATTGAGGCCCTTCGTCGCGAGCTGGCGGGCTGA
- a CDS encoding inorganic phosphate transporter, with product MEYAITFIVLACIFGVFMAWGVGANDVANAMGTSVGSKALTVRQAVVIAAVFEFSGAYLAGGQVTQTIRKGMIDSDLLVGTPELLVYGMLASLLAAGIWLLIASRMGWPVSTTHSIVGAIVGFAAVGIGVEAVHWPKIGTIVISWVISPAVAGILSYWLFVSVQRLILDTDDPLANAKRYVPGYIFLTGFMLTLVTLYKGLKHIGLEFSTGEAYGIAAVIGLAVMVLGKIMIERLRFDPAADRTFHYANVEKVFAVLMLFTACAMAFAHGSNDVANAVGPLAAVVGIVQSGGVVAQEIAMPTWILLLGGVGIVIGLVTYGHRVMATVGRGITELTPSRGFACELAAATTVVVASGTGLPISTTHTLVGAVLGVGFSCCIAALDLHVVRTIFLSWIITLPAGAILAITFFYILKGIFG from the coding sequence ATGGAATACGCAATCACCTTTATTGTATTGGCCTGTATTTTTGGTGTGTTCATGGCCTGGGGCGTGGGTGCGAACGACGTCGCCAATGCCATGGGCACCTCGGTGGGCTCCAAGGCGCTGACAGTACGGCAGGCGGTCGTGATCGCCGCCGTCTTCGAATTCTCCGGCGCCTATCTGGCGGGTGGACAGGTAACCCAGACCATCCGCAAGGGGATGATCGATTCGGACCTGTTGGTCGGGACCCCCGAGCTGCTTGTCTACGGAATGCTCGCCTCCCTGCTGGCAGCCGGTATCTGGCTGCTGATAGCCTCCCGCATGGGCTGGCCGGTCTCCACCACCCACTCCATCGTCGGCGCGATCGTCGGCTTCGCGGCGGTCGGGATCGGCGTCGAGGCGGTTCACTGGCCCAAGATCGGGACCATTGTCATCAGTTGGGTCATTTCACCGGCGGTGGCGGGGATTCTCTCCTACTGGCTGTTTGTCAGTGTGCAGCGTCTGATTCTTGATACCGACGATCCGCTCGCGAATGCCAAGCGCTACGTACCGGGCTACATCTTTCTGACCGGCTTCATGCTCACGCTGGTTACCCTCTACAAGGGCCTGAAACATATCGGGCTGGAGTTCAGCACCGGCGAAGCCTACGGGATAGCAGCGGTGATCGGATTGGCCGTGATGGTGCTTGGCAAGATCATGATCGAACGCCTGCGTTTCGATCCGGCCGCCGATCGCACGTTCCACTATGCCAACGTGGAGAAAGTCTTCGCGGTCCTGATGCTCTTCACCGCCTGTGCCATGGCCTTCGCCCATGGTTCCAACGACGTGGCCAATGCCGTCGGTCCGCTGGCCGCAGTCGTGGGCATCGTCCAGAGCGGCGGCGTAGTGGCGCAAGAGATAGCAATGCCCACGTGGATCCTGCTGCTCGGCGGCGTCGGCATCGTGATCGGCCTGGTCACCTATGGTCACCGCGTAATGGCTACCGTGGGGCGGGGGATTACGGAACTGACGCCGAGCCGCGGTTTTGCCTGCGAACTCGCCGCCGCCACTACGGTGGTGGTGGCCTCCGGAACCGGCCTGCCCATCTCCACCACCCATACACTGGTCGGTGCCGTACTCGGGGTCGGGTTTTCCTGCTGCATTGCGGCCCTCGATCTACACGTCGTCCGGACGATCTTTCTTTCCTGGATCATCACCCTGCCGGCCGGGGCGATACTCGCGATCACCTTCTTCTACATCCTCAAGGGGATCTTCGGCTAA
- a CDS encoding TIGR00153 family protein, whose protein sequence is MAPRNYISSLFGTSPVAPLQKHMEEVQACISELIPFFEAVLAGDWERAAAEQQRIAELEDAADDLKHDLRLHLPSGWLMAMSRRDLLEVLTVQDRIANKAKDIAGLILGRRMTFPDPIGPPILNFVRRCVDASGQARSVIDELDELVETGFRGHEVELVQSMITELDRIESDTDAMQVEIRALLFKQEKELPPVDVMFMYRIIEWIGDLADLAQRVGSRLELMLAR, encoded by the coding sequence ATGGCCCCCAGAAACTATATCTCCAGCCTGTTCGGGACCTCGCCCGTCGCCCCGCTACAAAAGCACATGGAAGAAGTGCAGGCGTGCATTTCGGAACTGATCCCCTTTTTCGAGGCGGTACTCGCAGGTGACTGGGAGCGCGCCGCGGCCGAACAGCAGCGAATCGCCGAACTGGAAGATGCGGCCGACGACCTCAAGCACGACCTGCGGCTGCACCTCCCGAGCGGCTGGTTGATGGCCATGTCCCGACGGGATCTGCTGGAAGTGCTCACTGTCCAGGACCGTATCGCCAACAAGGCCAAGGACATTGCCGGGCTGATCCTGGGGCGCCGAATGACCTTCCCCGACCCAATCGGACCACCGATCCTGAATTTCGTACGCCGCTGTGTGGATGCCAGTGGGCAGGCCCGTTCCGTGATCGATGAACTGGACGAGTTGGTGGAAACCGGCTTTCGGGGCCACGAAGTGGAGCTGGTTCAGTCGATGATCACCGAACTGGACAGGATCGAATCCGACACCGACGCCATGCAGGTGGAGATCCGGGCCCTGCTGTTCAAGCAGGAGAAGGAGTTGCCGCCGGTCGACGTCATGTTCATGTACCGCATCATCGAATGGATTGGCGACCTCGCCGATCTGGCTCAGCGCGTAGGCAGTCGCCTCGAACTGATGCTGGCGCGCTGA
- a CDS encoding CBS domain-containing protein has translation MNVTDVMQRSVRICDTNTTLEKAGLSMWDGDCGALPVVDESGRAVGIVTDRDIAMTAALNHKPLWEMKCGELVGSRPLYTCQADDDVKQAVKTMWAQRVRRLPVIDGEGELVGILSMDDIVASAERGSRGRLTPDLSYDDAMNALKAVVHHH, from the coding sequence ATGAATGTCACCGACGTGATGCAGCGCAGTGTCAGGATCTGCGACACGAACACAACCCTGGAAAAGGCCGGCTTGTCGATGTGGGATGGCGACTGCGGTGCCCTGCCCGTGGTGGATGAATCGGGTCGGGCGGTGGGGATTGTTACCGATCGGGATATCGCCATGACGGCCGCCCTGAACCACAAACCGCTTTGGGAGATGAAGTGCGGTGAACTCGTGGGTTCCCGGCCGCTTTACACCTGCCAGGCCGACGACGACGTCAAGCAGGCCGTCAAGACGATGTGGGCGCAGAGGGTCAGGCGGTTGCCCGTCATTGACGGGGAGGGGGAGCTGGTGGGCATCCTGTCGATGGATGATATCGTCGCCAGTGCGGAACGCGGAAGCCGCGGGCGACTAACGCCGGACCTTTCCTATGATGACGCCATGAATGCCCTCAAGGCCGTAGTCCACCACCATTAA
- a CDS encoding DUF6763 family protein, translating to MPSDLDPIVGNWYRDKVEKSQRFEVVSLEEDAGTVEIQHFDGNVEEWDLEEWYLMDLESIEPPEDWTGPMDEETRGDLVYMDSDMKPEEWEEPYQEAHERTRGPDEEYRGDEWADKDLGKEEE from the coding sequence ATGCCGAGCGATTTGGATCCGATAGTGGGTAACTGGTACCGCGACAAGGTCGAAAAAAGCCAGCGCTTCGAGGTGGTTTCACTGGAGGAGGATGCCGGCACGGTCGAGATCCAGCACTTCGACGGCAATGTCGAGGAGTGGGATCTGGAAGAGTGGTACCTGATGGATTTGGAGTCCATCGAGCCCCCCGAGGACTGGACCGGGCCCATGGACGAAGAGACCCGGGGCGACCTGGTCTACATGGATTCGGACATGAAGCCCGAGGAGTGGGAAGAGCCGTATCAGGAGGCCCATGAACGTACCCGTGGCCCCGACGAGGAGTACCGAGGTGACGAATGGGCCGACAAGGACCTTGGCAAGGAGGAAGAGTGA
- a CDS encoding single-stranded DNA-binding protein, giving the protein MKQTITDDLRLLTATLPGPLRAAVEALPADQLLEIILDLGRTPQARLARGAVELSDRPISRELLTEVVSGLGDFGADNRAGIEGTLHRISALRNRRGEIVGLTLRVGRAMQGTIDLIREYVEGGKSLLLLGRPGVGKTTKLREIARVLADEFDRRVVVVDTSNEIAGDGDVPHPAIGRARRMQVPHPNRQHAVMIEAVENHMPEAIIVDEIGTAEETLAARTIAERGVQLIATAHGNSLDNLVRNPTLADLVGGVQTVTLSDEEARFRRSRKSVNERKSSPTFEVVIELTDRETFTVHPDSATAVDQLLMGRAPHGVRFGTIAGDSETPRPAPAVVPECRQPQPMEEPAHPLRIHAHALSRDSVERVIRDMRLDARTVRSPEQADLILTLRSRAADPSILNLVATTGIPLRQVKKNTTAQIRRLLQTTLRENEEWEERFAS; this is encoded by the coding sequence ATGAAACAGACCATTACCGATGATCTGCGCCTGTTGACCGCGACACTGCCAGGCCCCTTGCGGGCGGCCGTGGAGGCACTGCCTGCCGATCAGCTGCTGGAGATCATTCTGGACCTCGGGCGGACTCCCCAGGCCCGACTGGCGCGCGGAGCCGTGGAGCTTTCGGACCGGCCCATTTCGCGCGAACTGCTGACCGAAGTCGTTTCGGGTCTGGGTGATTTCGGCGCCGACAACCGTGCCGGGATCGAGGGCACGCTGCACCGCATTTCCGCACTGCGCAACCGTCGCGGCGAGATCGTCGGCCTGACCCTGCGCGTGGGGCGCGCGATGCAAGGCACCATCGATCTGATTCGGGAGTATGTCGAGGGCGGCAAGAGCCTGCTGCTGCTGGGCCGGCCCGGAGTCGGCAAGACCACGAAACTGCGGGAGATCGCCCGGGTGCTGGCCGATGAGTTCGATCGGCGCGTGGTGGTGGTGGATACCTCCAACGAGATCGCCGGCGATGGGGATGTTCCCCACCCGGCCATCGGGCGCGCCCGGCGCATGCAGGTACCGCATCCGAACCGGCAGCATGCAGTCATGATCGAGGCGGTGGAGAATCACATGCCGGAGGCGATTATCGTCGACGAGATTGGTACCGCTGAAGAGACCCTCGCCGCCCGCACCATTGCCGAGCGCGGCGTCCAGTTGATCGCCACCGCACACGGCAACAGCCTCGACAATCTGGTGAGAAACCCCACCCTCGCCGACCTGGTGGGCGGCGTACAGACCGTCACACTGAGTGATGAAGAAGCGCGTTTTCGCCGCAGCCGCAAGAGCGTCAACGAACGCAAGAGCTCGCCCACCTTCGAGGTGGTGATCGAGCTGACCGATCGGGAGACCTTCACCGTTCATCCCGACAGCGCCACTGCAGTCGACCAGCTGTTGATGGGCAGAGCCCCTCACGGAGTTCGTTTCGGAACCATCGCCGGGGACAGCGAGACGCCGCGGCCGGCGCCCGCAGTCGTACCCGAATGCAGGCAGCCGCAGCCGATGGAGGAACCCGCCCACCCTCTTCGCATTCATGCCCACGCCCTCTCCCGCGATTCGGTGGAGCGGGTGATTCGTGACATGCGTCTCGATGCCCGTACGGTACGCAGTCCCGAACAGGCGGATTTGATCCTGACGCTGCGCTCCCGGGCCGCCGATCCGAGCATCCTGAACCTGGTGGCAACCACCGGTATCCCGCTACGACAGGTCAAGAAGAACACCACCGCCCAGATCCGGCGTCTGCTGCAGACCACCCTGCGGGAAAACGAAGAGTGGGAGGAGCGCTTCGCCAGCTAA